The Haloplanus natans DSM 17983 DNA segment ACCCTGCTTGCCCAGGCCCGCAGTTTCGACTGTGCGCTCACCCTCGCCATGCAGTTCCCCAACCAACTCGACCAACTCGATCCGACGGGGGCGGCGACGGACGAAGTCCTGAACAATATCGGGACGATCCTGACTGGGCCGATCGGCGTCGATCAGGGGCTCGCCGAGCGTATGGCGACCGACGAGCTGCCGGCCCAGGACGTGGCGAATCGCCTTCGGGGTCTGCAGCGTGGCCAGTGGCTTGCGAGTCTTCCCGCGGCGTTCGATGCACCGGCGCCCGCTCCGTTCCAACTGCAGTCCGCGCGGCCGCCTGCGGGGCATCCGGCTGCCGAGGCGTCCGTCAAGCCGGCCGTCACCGACGTCATTGCCGACGTGGAACGCCGGACGCGTGAGCGGGCGGGCGTCACACTGGTTGACCCCGAACCCGCCGCCGACGCTGACGGTGACGCGGCGACCGATCCCGACCGCCGTGTCGACTCCGCCCTCCCCCACACGATGCGGCTCCCGTCGTGGGTGGAGTACGACGGCGACATCCACGCCCTCCGCTGTGAGACCTGTGACAATCGCTACGATCCCACGAGCGAGGGGATGGCGCGAGCGATTGCCTGCTGTCACGATCCCGATGCCGTCAACCGTGACGATATCCCTATCTGCGAGTTGAATCTGAAGCTCACGCCCGAGGAGCGCGCGGACAGCGAGTGGTCCGACGCGCAGCTCATGTTCCTGCAGGCGGTGTACAACGCGCAGCAGTTACGGTACGAGCCCCCAGGCTACGATCTGCTGCGTGACTCGATGCTTCGCTTGCAGGAGTACGTCGGTATCGATCGCGACGCAGTCGACGAACTCCTCGAGACGGACCTCCTGCGCCACGATACGGATCACCCGCACCGCCTCTATTCGGTCTCGCCCGCGGGCCGCGACGTCATCGGCGAGCACTACCGGCAGGGCGTCGATTACGGCCATGGGCAGGGCGATTTGGAGGAGTCGAGTCAGCACGTCTTCGCTGTCGAGGTGGGGCGGCGCTGGCTCGAACAGGCGTACGTGGACGATCCCGAGTCACCCGTCGTCGAGGTGGTGCCGTACTACGATCTGGATGGGAATCACCGCCTCGATATTGCGGGGGTCGACGAGGCGGGCGAGATTCGGGTGGCTGTGGAGGCCGAGCGCGTGAATCACGATCTTCGGGAGGCGGTGCCGGCCGATTACGATAAGATCGCGGCCTGTGATGTGGATGCGGCGATCTGGATCGTGATGACCCAGCGTGCGGGCCACGACGTGCTCCAGGCGCTCAACGACCCGCCGGATGGCGAGCCGCGTGTCGCGAAGACGTACGCGGAGACGACGCCGCCCCAGCAGTTCCGCATCGACACGCCGGGGGTGACGGCGATGTATCCGGCTGAGTGGTTGCGGGAGCGACTCGGGGAGTGATGTGCTGTGGGGTGGCGGCGCGCGAGGGGCGTGGTTCGCGGGGTCGTGGCACGGTCGCCGTGGAACTGGTTTGCGGTGGGGCCCGGTTCGGTATCGTGTTCATAATCGGGGGGACTGGGTCAGCGGGGTGGAGACGGTCGTTCGGTGGGCCAGCGGTCGTCGCGGAATGGTCATAATTGGCCTGTACGCCCGCAAGAGATGGGTGTCCCTGGGCTCTCCGGCTGTCACGTTTGGAGGCCCCCGTTGGTGCGCCGATTTCCTCACTCCACGCTCCAACCGCGCTCTCAGTCGCGTTCGGCCGCGTCGTGATCGCTCGTAGGGCCAACTCCACGGGGACGTGCCCCTCATTCACCAGCTAACCGCCAGACGGCTTCCGATTATGACGATTCCAATAGCCCATCGATCGGGCCCCGCGCTGTCGCTATCTTCTCCCCTTGTGTCGCATTGGCCCCGTATTCGGGCCGTACGCAGACGATTTGCACCGGTGGTTCGCTCGGGCCTCTGGACCCTAGTTCGTTCGTTGTCGGTGGGACTCGTTGTCCTTGCGGGCGGCGAGACCAATTATGACGATATCCCTCCCCCCGAATTCCCGTTCATAACCAGGCTAAGACGCTCAAATCCGATTATGAAGACGTGATCTGTCCTAACCGAATCTTCATACCCGAAACCGGGGCCACAGTGCGTAGCCATGCGCCACGACCGAGCTGCATCTGCAACCCGCGGCCTCACTGGCGAGACTGAGGTCATGACTACCGATGGCCTTGCTCGTGTTGCGACACTCGCTCCCGGTACTGACGTTTACACGCTGGATCTCGACACGGGACTGGCGACGACGACGGCCATCCGCTCAGTTGAACGACGGGTCGTCGACACCCTCGTTGCGATTGAGACGCGACGGGCCGACCTTCGAGTCGCAGCCAGCCACCCGATCCCGTTCACCACGCGCGATATGTCTCGCCCGCGTCTCGTCCGTGCCGGGGCAGTGGACGGTCGGGCGGCGTACCTATTCGTCAACGACTGGCGACGCCCGCCGCTCCCGGAACCGGCCCAGGTCGACATCACCGACTGGCTCACCGAGTACGAACTGTGCGCGACGTTTGAGGCGCACGGTCACACAGTTCGGGCGGCGTTGCCGGCAGGGTGTAACCCCATCCGTCGAAATGGGACCGTCGGCTACTGCTTCGATCCACCCACGTTCAAGCGGTATCAGGCGACTATCGAGCGGCTCGCCGACCACGTCGCGATTCACGCTGGGCCGAATCATCATCGCCGCCCGTACCGCTTCGCTGCTGACGACTTTCTCCGATTGCTCGGGTGGTACATCACCGAAGGCAGTGTGTACTGGCCCGAGACGAGCCAGACAGCGCAGGTGGCGATTGCGCAAGAAACGCCGTCGCATCGACGGGCAATCGCGTCCCTGTTCGAGCGACTGGGGATCACCGTCAATCAGAACGACCAACGGTTCGCGTTCGGGTCGGTCGTCTTCGGCCGACTCTTGGAGCGGCTCTGTGGAGGGACCAGCCACACCAAACGGCTCCCGCCGTTCATCTGGGAGTGGTCACAGGCCTCCCAACGGCTCCTCCTCGACGTGCTCCTCAAGGGAGACGGCGATGCCCGTGGCACCTACTACACGGCGAGTCCGCAGTTGGCACACGATCTGCTCCGCCTCTGTATTGAGTGCGGAGTCAAACCTCGGTATACACGTCGGGGGGAGATGTGGCGAGTGTACGTCCGGAATGTGAACGACGGGTTTCGCCCGGAGCAACATGTGCGTCGGTTCCACCGTCCGTGGACCGTCTACGAGCTCACGCTCGAGGATGGCGCTGTCGTGATGGCGGGGCGCAACGGCCGATTGCAGTGGGTTGGTACTGGCGGCGCCTGGTAAGTCGCCGCTCAAACTATGCCGGCTGAGGCGGCTATCGTGACGGTCGTGATCCGCGGAGTTCGTGGCGCGGTGGCGGACGACGCCACCACTGCGCCGCGCTCACCGTGACCGTATCCGCGCCATCGTCGACGCCGGAGCAAGCCGGGCTCCCTACTCGAGTTCGGGGTCGTCTACGCCGTTCGCGTCCCCCGCTACCGCGTCCATGACGAGACTGGCGATCCCGGAGGCAGCGAGGCCGATGCCGACCGCCCGGAGCTGTCGGAGATACGCCGGCTTCGCCCGGAGTTCACTCGCGTTCTCGAAGTTCGTGCCGAGCAGCAGTTTGAACAGCGTCACGCCGAGTTGCGGGACGAGTGCGGGACGAGTGCGGTGAGCAGTCCCTGCGCGATGGCCCACAGTGCACCGATCTTGCGGCAGTTCTCGCCGTCCATAGTGTGTGGATTCGACCCGAGTACCGTTGGGCCTTGCTCCCTACATGTCGGGGTCATCAAGCGGCGGCGTGATCTCGCAGCGACCGACGCGGGGTCGAGAGCGTGTCTGACGGCGAGGGCCGATGCCCTTCGTCAGACGGGTCGGTGTGAGCCAGTGCCGGTGGCTCGTCAGGACGGGTCGGCGAACCACGAGTAACTGCGGCCCCGCGTGGCCGACCCCGCTACGCCCCCGGCCGCCAGCCGCGGAGCAACGCGGCACACAGCCCGCCGACCGCGAGGCCGAACGACAGGCTCGCGGTCCGGAACAGCAGGACGGCGGTGGCCACCGAAACGCTCGGCGCGCCCGTCGTGACGACGAGTGCGCCGCCGAGGAGGAGGTCGTACGCCCCGAGGCTCGCCGGAACGGGGACGACCGTCGCGGCCTGCGGGAGCGGGACGACGACGAGGATCGGGAGGACGGCGACGGAGGCGCCGAGTGCGGTCAGGAGCGTCCACAGCGCGATGGCGACGAGGAGCTGTTCGACGACGCCGCCGAGGACGATCAGGACGACGAGTGTCGGTCGACCCCCGAACTCCGCGACCCGCGTCCGGAACCGATCGACGGCGGCGACGACCCGCTCGCGATCGGCCGTGATCGACGGCACGACCGTGGAGACGGCGGCGGCGAGGGGTGTCAGCGCCGCGACCGACAGGCGGGCGAGGGAGTTGCCGAGGACGACGGCGATAACGCCGACGCCGACCACCACGACGACGGCGGCGACGAGTGTCCGCAGGACGCCCCCGGCGTCGCCACGGAGCACGGCGATGCCGACGGTGCTCGACAGCAGGATCTGCCCGGCCGCCTTCACGTACTTCGCCACGCCGCGAACGCCGAGTGCCTCGCTGTACGCGGTGTCGGTCGCGACGCCGATGAACCGCGCCATGATCGGCTCGGAGCTCGCGGCGCCCGCCGGGCTCACGATGTCGAAGAAGTCGCCGGCGAGGGCGAACTGGACGCTCCGGAGCGAGTCGAGTCCGGTCCCGAGAGGGCGCACGGACGCCCAGACGCCGATGCCGTCGGCCACGCCCTCGGCGACCACGAGGAGCGCCAGTACGCCGAGAACTCCCGGTGCAACGGTCCGCGCCCGGCCGACGATGTCGCCGACGCCCGCGTACCACGCGTACAGGAGCACGGCGCCCCCACCGAGCGCGACGCCGAGGAGGAACCGCAGCCGCGTGTGCATGTGGCGAAGACGAGGTGAAACCGGAATGAATCTACCGTCTCGCGGATACGCGAGGCGGTTCACCGATCGGTGGCTCCGACCGTCGGCGCTCCCCGTTCGAGGCGCTGGCCACTCGGATACCGGGGGACCCGTCCCGTCGGCATCGCCCCGGCGTCGACGGGCCGGACGAGGTCGCCGTGGAGGCGGTTCGGGAGTCCGGTGGCCGTACGTCGAAATGGGTGAGCCCCCGACCTCGCGACGGGCGATCACCGTGGGGGTGGCGTCGGCGTGTCCGTCGCCGTTTTCGGCCCGCCGGTCGTCGCCCCGTGTTCCCCCTGACCCTTCTCGTTGCCCAGCGCGGCTGCCACGGCGTGGAGGCCCATCGCTCCCACCACGGCGCCCGCCCCGGCGACGAACATCCGTCGGCGGAGGCTGACCGCCCCCGCTTCGTGTGACTCGCCAGTCGCGTCGGACATACAACTAGTCTCGCGACCGACCGCGACGTGAGCGTTTATATTACGTGTCCATAGCGACCGGTAGGGGTACCACGGGAACGTACTCACGCCGTCGGTCTCACGATCCGTGGCGACCGGTCGGCCGGTCCCGGGACGCGTACCGCGCTGACTCGATCGGATATGTGCGAACTGTCGCCACGGATACTCCAAAGGGCGGGCCTTCGGGTGGAGATGCGCTGGCTCTCCAGGTCCGATCCCGCGGTTGCCGACCCCTCGCCCGGTCGAACGGCGGGGAGTTGCGCCAGCGCTTCGACGGGGACGGATCGCTCACTGCCGTCGATGGCGAGTTGGAGCCCCATCGTGGCGGTGACCACGCGATATCGTCGGCCCGTTCGGCGTAGACTGATAGGGATTATCGGAAGTCATCAGAGATTCTCGCCGGGACGGTCCGGCGAGAATCTATGGACAGTTACGATAACCCCTATGATACACAGCTGTCGGCTCCATCCCACGGATGACGCCGTGGGCGTTCGCCTCGACACCCCGTCACTGGTCTCCGGCCGGTATCGCCCGTCTCGTAGTGTTTATTGTAAGTCACTACCGGTGGGTAGCCAAGACGGTCCAGCGATCCACCGGTAACCAGTTACAGTAAACACTATCAGTCGGTCGTCGCCGCGGCCGGCGTAGAGGCGGCCGATGGCTCGTGGACCTGCGTGTACACCAGGAACAGCCCGACCACGCCGGCGGCCGTCGCCACGACGAAGGGGACGGCGAAGCCGAACCCGACGAGAATCCCGGAGAGGAGCGTCCCGAAGGCGATGCCGAGTCCGAAGCCCATCGTCAGCAGGGAGAGGGTGGAGCCGGACTGCCCCTCAGTCGCGAGGTCGCCCGCCAGCGCGAGCGACGGGGCGAAGACGGCGGCGACGGCGGCCCCCTGCAGGAATCGGAGGGCGATCATCGACAGCGAAGTGGTCACGAACCCCTGAAGCAGCGTCGCCGGGAGCAGGAGGACAAAGCCCCCGAGCAGGAACGGCCGGCGACCGAAGCGGTCGCTAAGCCGGCCGATCGGGAGCTGAAAGAGGACGTTCGCCAGGACCGCGGCGCCGAACTGCACGGAAAAGAGGAGGTCGCCCTGGCCGAGTCGTTCGTTGATCGTGTTGGCCAGCGGGGCGAAGATGGCGAAGCTCATCGCCATCACGACGGTCACGAGCGCGAGCGCAAACACCGGATCGAGGCCAGGGCCGTCGCGGTTTCGGACGGCTACCGACAGGTCGTCGCCCGCCTGTGCCGCGAGTTGCTCGGGGTCGTCGATGAGCAGCGTCACTAGCCCGAAACTGACGGCGGCGGCCACGACGGCCACCAGAAAGGCGGCGTCGAACCCCGAGAGCGTCACGCCGCGGAGGGCGTAGGGTCCGAACTCGACGATCACGCCGGCGACGAGGGGGCCGGTCCCGAACCCGAGCAGTCGGAACGTGTTGAACAGCCCGAAGTTCCCCCCGCGTTCCCCCTCCGCGGAGTACTCGTTGACCAGCGCGACGGTCATGGGAACGGTGAAGGCGGCGCCGACACCCTGGAGTCCTCGCAACACGAGTACCGAGACGTAATCCGCCAGGAACAGGAACCCGAGGCTGCCGAGGGCCACGAGCGCCAGGCCAAAGAGGAGATACACCTTCCGTCTGCCGGTCCGGTCGGAGAGCCGGCCCGTGAACGGCTGGCCGAGACTGTTCAGGAAGCCGAACAGGGAGAGCACCACCCCGATCAGGAGGGCTTCGGTCAACCGGAAGGAGACGGGACCGACGGCGACGGCGCTCCCGATGAACCCCGGCAGCGCGACGGCCCGCCCGATATACAGGGGGAGCACGACGACCAGAAACGAGTTGGCGACCGAGTCGACCATCCGCGCCAACGCCAGGGTTACCACCCGCGAATCCAGGTCGAGAGCCAACGCCATCGATCATACGACAGGACGGGACGGAGTTATGCTTCGCGTTTTCGACGCTCCTTCCCTCGTATCCGAACGCTCTCGATACTGTGAGAACTATACTCGTGGGGCCGACAAAGGGCACGGTTTCGGGTGGAGAGCCACCCACTCGGGATACGCCGGAGCGACCCTACCGCACCGACTCGATCACCCGCGCGACGGTCCGGGTTCGGTCCGCCGGCCGTATCTCGGCCATCGACACGTACTCGCCGTCCGCTTCGGCGGCCATCGACCGACACACGTCGGTGCCGGTGGTGCCGCGGTCGAGGTCCAGGACGACGAGGTCGATCCCCGACGCGCCGAGCCGTCGGGCGAGGCGGTTGGTTTCGACGACCGGATCGTCCTCGATCCCCACCGTCGGCCGGCC contains these protein-coding regions:
- a CDS encoding Hint domain-containing protein, which codes for MRHDRAASATRGLTGETEVMTTDGLARVATLAPGTDVYTLDLDTGLATTTAIRSVERRVVDTLVAIETRRADLRVAASHPIPFTTRDMSRPRLVRAGAVDGRAAYLFVNDWRRPPLPEPAQVDITDWLTEYELCATFEAHGHTVRAALPAGCNPIRRNGTVGYCFDPPTFKRYQATIERLADHVAIHAGPNHHRRPYRFAADDFLRLLGWYITEGSVYWPETSQTAQVAIAQETPSHRRAIASLFERLGITVNQNDQRFAFGSVVFGRLLERLCGGTSHTKRLPPFIWEWSQASQRLLLDVLLKGDGDARGTYYTASPQLAHDLLRLCIECGVKPRYTRRGEMWRVYVRNVNDGFRPEQHVRRFHRPWTVYELTLEDGAVVMAGRNGRLQWVGTGGAW
- a CDS encoding lysylphosphatidylglycerol synthase domain-containing protein encodes the protein MHTRLRFLLGVALGGGAVLLYAWYAGVGDIVGRARTVAPGVLGVLALLVVAEGVADGIGVWASVRPLGTGLDSLRSVQFALAGDFFDIVSPAGAASSEPIMARFIGVATDTAYSEALGVRGVAKYVKAAGQILLSSTVGIAVLRGDAGGVLRTLVAAVVVVVGVGVIAVVLGNSLARLSVAALTPLAAAVSTVVPSITADRERVVAAVDRFRTRVAEFGGRPTLVVLIVLGGVVEQLLVAIALWTLLTALGASVAVLPILVVVPLPQAATVVPVPASLGAYDLLLGGALVVTTGAPSVSVATAVLLFRTASLSFGLAVGGLCAALLRGWRPGA
- a CDS encoding MFS transporter encodes the protein MALALDLDSRVVTLALARMVDSVANSFLVVVLPLYIGRAVALPGFIGSAVAVGPVSFRLTEALLIGVVLSLFGFLNSLGQPFTGRLSDRTGRRKVYLLFGLALVALGSLGFLFLADYVSVLVLRGLQGVGAAFTVPMTVALVNEYSAEGERGGNFGLFNTFRLLGFGTGPLVAGVIVEFGPYALRGVTLSGFDAAFLVAVVAAAVSFGLVTLLIDDPEQLAAQAGDDLSVAVRNRDGPGLDPVFALALVTVVMAMSFAIFAPLANTINERLGQGDLLFSVQFGAAVLANVLFQLPIGRLSDRFGRRPFLLGGFVLLLPATLLQGFVTTSLSMIALRFLQGAAVAAVFAPSLALAGDLATEGQSGSTLSLLTMGFGLGIAFGTLLSGILVGFGFAVPFVVATAAGVVGLFLVYTQVHEPSAASTPAAATTD